A DNA window from Ranitomeya imitator isolate aRanImi1 chromosome 2, aRanImi1.pri, whole genome shotgun sequence contains the following coding sequences:
- the LOC138661950 gene encoding integrator complex subunit 6-like isoform X2: protein MPILLFLIDTSASMNQRTYLGTTYLDIAKGAVELFMKLRARDPASRGDRYMLVTYDEPPYCIKAGWKENHATFMNELKNLQASGLTTLGQALRSSFDLLNLNRLVSGIDNYGQGRNPFFLEPSILITITDGNKLTIPSGVLDELHLPLNSPLPGSELTKEPFRWDQRLFALVLRLPGALSAEPEQVGSVPSDDSSVAQMCEVTGGRSYCVRTQRMLNQCLESLVQKVQSGVVINFEKSGPDPTPNGEDVLPDSLRPTNSFAPLAWHSCHKLIYVRPNPKTGVPVGHWPIPESFWPDQNSPTLPPRTSHPVVKFSCVDCEPMVIDKLPFDKYELEPSPLTQYILERKSPQTCWQVFVSSSGKYSEIGQPFGYLKASTTLTCVNLFVMPYNYPVLLPLLDDLFKLHKLKPTLKWRQSFDSYLKTMPPYFLLPLKKALRMMGAPTIISDNLDCGLSYSVISYLKKLSQQTKMESERIIASVGKKVPQETGIKVKNNSTRLSLVHNRHFKQLLQGISGETPIRLLEMNVKEFPGFQIGLLNKDLKPQTYRNAYDIPRRNLLDQLTRMRTNLLKTHKLIVGQDEDCLHSVPVAQMGNYQEYLKLMPSPLREIDPDQPKRLHTFGNPFKQDKKGMMIDEADEFVAGPQNKVKRPGEANTPASLKRRRSMSPLLLRRPQTPPIITNHVGGKGSPAGPGSPASHNLIKPIPIHKDGNGTMSTEGNGERTDNGQAVERQMEGLPPLNVPAALGDEDMLPNNYDSVTDELNCLNEDNMDHKPINNVLIKAPLENYVPMEDCLLTRECTSRMTLPNSLKEMQSIINGTNTDIKIRVMKEVRKPGRNYEKIFALLGEVQGPSEIQKSFIEFTIKEAARR, encoded by the exons gcCGGTTGGAAGGAAAATCATGCAACTTTCATGAATGAGCTGAAGAACCTCCAGGCATCAGGACTCACCACTCTTGGCCAAGCACTAAGATCTTCCTTCGATTTACTCAATTTGAATCGTCTGGTGTCAGGAATCGATAACTATGGACAG ggAAGAAATCCTTTCTTTCTGGAACCCTCCATTTTAATTACAATCACAGATGGGAACAAACTTACCATTCCTTCAGGTGTTTTGGATGAG ctCCATCTTCCCCTAAACTCTCCATTGCCCGGAAGTGAGCTTACAAAAGAGCCCTTCCGGTGGGATCAGAGGCTGTTTGCGCTTGTACTTCGGCTTCCAGGAGCTTTGTCTGCAGAGCCGGAGCAGGTTGGGAGTGTGCCGTCGGATGACTCTTCTGTTGCTCAGATGTGTGAAGTCACAGGAG GCCGTTCATACTGCGTCAGGACACAGAGGATGTTGAACCAATGTTTGGAGTCTTTAGTCCAGAAAGTTCAGAGCGGTGTTGTGATCAACTTTGAGAAGAGTGGTCCTGACCCTACGCCAAATGGTGAAG ATGTTCTTCCGGATTCCCTCAGGCCCACTAATTCTTTTGCTCCACTAGCATGGCACAGTTGTCATAAACTGATCTATGTGCGGCCAAATCCAAAAACCGGTGTTCCTGTTGGACATTGGCCAATTCCAGAGTCCTTCTGGCCCGATCAGAACTCTCCAACGTTG CCCCCACGCACATCCCATCCTGTGGTGAAGTTCTCCTGTGTGGACTGTGAGCCGATGGTCATTGATAAGCTGCCTTTTGACAAGTACgagctcgagccgtctccgctgacaCAGTATATTCTGGAACGAAAGTCTCCTCAAACCTGCTGGCAG GTGTTTGTGAGCAGTAGTGGGAAATACAGTGAAATTGGCCAGCCGTTCGGGTATCTGAAGGCGAGCACCACTCTTACCTGTGTGAACCTGTTTGTCATGCCATACAACTATCCGGTGTTACTTCCTTTACTTG ACGACTTGTTCAAGCTGCACAAACTGAAGCCTACGCTGAAATGGCGTCAGTCCTTTGATAGCTACCTGAAAACCATGCCACCCTATTTCCTCTTG CCATTAAAGAAAGCCTTGAGAATGATGGGAGCACCGACCATAATATCTGACAACTTAGACTGTGGTCTTAGTTATAGTGTCATTTCGTATCTAAAGAAGCTTAGCCAACAG ACCAAAATGGAGTCAGAAAGAATAATTGCATCTGTTGGAAAGAAGGTCCCGCAGGAGACGGGAATTAAAGTGAAAAATAACTCCACAAGACTGTCTTTAGTTCACAACCGACACTTCAAGCAGCTGCTGCAGGGAATCTCTGGAGAAACCCCTATACGACTGCTGGAGATGAATGTCAAGGAGTTCCCTGGTTTTCAGATTGGCCTATTAAATAAG GATCTGAAGCCCCAAACTTACAGAAATGCCTATGACATTCCTCGTAGGAATCTTTTAGATCAGTTGACGAGGATGAGGACCAATTTACTGAAAACTCATAAACTGATCGTTGGGCAGGATGAAG ATTGTTTGCACAGTGTTCCAGTGGCTCAGATGGGCAACTACCAAGAATACTTGAAACTTATGCCTTCCCCTCTGCGAGAGATTGATCCAGATCAACCGAAGAGGCTTCACACATTCGGAAATCCATTTAAACAGGATAAAAAG GGTATGATGATTGATGAAGCTGACGAATTTGTTGCTGGACCCCAAAATAAAGTTAAACGTCCTGGAGAGGCCAACACTCCAGCCTCGCTGAAGAGAAGGCGTAGTATGTCTCCTTTGCTGCTAAGAAGACCTCAGACCCCTCCTATAATAACCAATCATGTAGGAGGGAAGGGGTCCCCTGCGGGGCCTGGGAGCCCTGCGTCACACAACCTGATAAAGCCAATTCCCATACACAAAG ATGGTAACGGCACTATGAGTACAGAAGGGAATGGAGAAAGGACGGACAATGGCCAGGCCGTGGAAAGGCAAATGGAAGGTCTGCCTCCATTAAATGTTCCTGCTGCTTTGGGGGATGAGGATATGCTGCCTAATAACTACGATTCTGTTACTGATGAACTTAATTGCTTGAATGAGGACAACATGGACCACAAGCCAATTAATAACGTTCTTATAAAGGCGCCTCTAGAAAACTATGTGCCTATGGAAGATTGTCTCCTGACTCGGGAATGTACATCACGTATGACGCTGCCAAACTCTCTGAAGGAAATGCAGAGCATCATCAACGGAACCAACACAGATATCAAGATCCGCGTAATGAAAGAAGTGCGAAAGCCGGGCAGAA ATTATGAGAAAATCTTTGCTCTCCTTGGAGAGGTGCAAGGGCCATCTGAAATACAGAAATCTTTTATAGAGTTTACAATAAAGGAAGCGGCACG ACGTTAA
- the LOC138661950 gene encoding integrator complex subunit 6-like isoform X1: MPILLFLIDTSASMNQRTYLGTTYLDIAKGAVELFMKLRARDPASRGDRYMLVTYDEPPYCIKAGWKENHATFMNELKNLQASGLTTLGQALRSSFDLLNLNRLVSGIDNYGQGRNPFFLEPSILITITDGNKLTIPSGVLDELHLPLNSPLPGSELTKEPFRWDQRLFALVLRLPGALSAEPEQVGSVPSDDSSVAQMCEVTGGRSYCVRTQRMLNQCLESLVQKVQSGVVINFEKSGPDPTPNGEDVLPDSLRPTNSFAPLAWHSCHKLIYVRPNPKTGVPVGHWPIPESFWPDQNSPTLPPRTSHPVVKFSCVDCEPMVIDKLPFDKYELEPSPLTQYILERKSPQTCWQVFVSSSGKYSEIGQPFGYLKASTTLTCVNLFVMPYNYPVLLPLLDDLFKLHKLKPTLKWRQSFDSYLKTMPPYFLLPLKKALRMMGAPTIISDNLDCGLSYSVISYLKKLSQQTKMESERIIASVGKKVPQETGIKVKNNSTRLSLVHNRHFKQLLQGISGETPIRLLEMNVKEFPGFQIGLLNKDLKPQTYRNAYDIPRRNLLDQLTRMRTNLLKTHKLIVGQDEDCLHSVPVAQMGNYQEYLKLMPSPLREIDPDQPKRLHTFGNPFKQDKKGMMIDEADEFVAGPQNKVKRPGEANTPASLKRRRSMSPLLLRRPQTPPIITNHVGGKGSPAGPGSPASHNLIKPIPIHKDGNGTMSTEGNGERTDNGQAVERQMEGLPPLNVPAALGDEDMLPNNYDSVTDELNCLNEDNMDHKPINNVLIKAPLENYVPMEDCLLTRECTSRMTLPNSLKEMQSIINGTNTDIKIRVMKEVRKPGRNYEKIFALLGEVQGPSEIQKSFIEFTIKEAARSVSG; the protein is encoded by the exons gcCGGTTGGAAGGAAAATCATGCAACTTTCATGAATGAGCTGAAGAACCTCCAGGCATCAGGACTCACCACTCTTGGCCAAGCACTAAGATCTTCCTTCGATTTACTCAATTTGAATCGTCTGGTGTCAGGAATCGATAACTATGGACAG ggAAGAAATCCTTTCTTTCTGGAACCCTCCATTTTAATTACAATCACAGATGGGAACAAACTTACCATTCCTTCAGGTGTTTTGGATGAG ctCCATCTTCCCCTAAACTCTCCATTGCCCGGAAGTGAGCTTACAAAAGAGCCCTTCCGGTGGGATCAGAGGCTGTTTGCGCTTGTACTTCGGCTTCCAGGAGCTTTGTCTGCAGAGCCGGAGCAGGTTGGGAGTGTGCCGTCGGATGACTCTTCTGTTGCTCAGATGTGTGAAGTCACAGGAG GCCGTTCATACTGCGTCAGGACACAGAGGATGTTGAACCAATGTTTGGAGTCTTTAGTCCAGAAAGTTCAGAGCGGTGTTGTGATCAACTTTGAGAAGAGTGGTCCTGACCCTACGCCAAATGGTGAAG ATGTTCTTCCGGATTCCCTCAGGCCCACTAATTCTTTTGCTCCACTAGCATGGCACAGTTGTCATAAACTGATCTATGTGCGGCCAAATCCAAAAACCGGTGTTCCTGTTGGACATTGGCCAATTCCAGAGTCCTTCTGGCCCGATCAGAACTCTCCAACGTTG CCCCCACGCACATCCCATCCTGTGGTGAAGTTCTCCTGTGTGGACTGTGAGCCGATGGTCATTGATAAGCTGCCTTTTGACAAGTACgagctcgagccgtctccgctgacaCAGTATATTCTGGAACGAAAGTCTCCTCAAACCTGCTGGCAG GTGTTTGTGAGCAGTAGTGGGAAATACAGTGAAATTGGCCAGCCGTTCGGGTATCTGAAGGCGAGCACCACTCTTACCTGTGTGAACCTGTTTGTCATGCCATACAACTATCCGGTGTTACTTCCTTTACTTG ACGACTTGTTCAAGCTGCACAAACTGAAGCCTACGCTGAAATGGCGTCAGTCCTTTGATAGCTACCTGAAAACCATGCCACCCTATTTCCTCTTG CCATTAAAGAAAGCCTTGAGAATGATGGGAGCACCGACCATAATATCTGACAACTTAGACTGTGGTCTTAGTTATAGTGTCATTTCGTATCTAAAGAAGCTTAGCCAACAG ACCAAAATGGAGTCAGAAAGAATAATTGCATCTGTTGGAAAGAAGGTCCCGCAGGAGACGGGAATTAAAGTGAAAAATAACTCCACAAGACTGTCTTTAGTTCACAACCGACACTTCAAGCAGCTGCTGCAGGGAATCTCTGGAGAAACCCCTATACGACTGCTGGAGATGAATGTCAAGGAGTTCCCTGGTTTTCAGATTGGCCTATTAAATAAG GATCTGAAGCCCCAAACTTACAGAAATGCCTATGACATTCCTCGTAGGAATCTTTTAGATCAGTTGACGAGGATGAGGACCAATTTACTGAAAACTCATAAACTGATCGTTGGGCAGGATGAAG ATTGTTTGCACAGTGTTCCAGTGGCTCAGATGGGCAACTACCAAGAATACTTGAAACTTATGCCTTCCCCTCTGCGAGAGATTGATCCAGATCAACCGAAGAGGCTTCACACATTCGGAAATCCATTTAAACAGGATAAAAAG GGTATGATGATTGATGAAGCTGACGAATTTGTTGCTGGACCCCAAAATAAAGTTAAACGTCCTGGAGAGGCCAACACTCCAGCCTCGCTGAAGAGAAGGCGTAGTATGTCTCCTTTGCTGCTAAGAAGACCTCAGACCCCTCCTATAATAACCAATCATGTAGGAGGGAAGGGGTCCCCTGCGGGGCCTGGGAGCCCTGCGTCACACAACCTGATAAAGCCAATTCCCATACACAAAG ATGGTAACGGCACTATGAGTACAGAAGGGAATGGAGAAAGGACGGACAATGGCCAGGCCGTGGAAAGGCAAATGGAAGGTCTGCCTCCATTAAATGTTCCTGCTGCTTTGGGGGATGAGGATATGCTGCCTAATAACTACGATTCTGTTACTGATGAACTTAATTGCTTGAATGAGGACAACATGGACCACAAGCCAATTAATAACGTTCTTATAAAGGCGCCTCTAGAAAACTATGTGCCTATGGAAGATTGTCTCCTGACTCGGGAATGTACATCACGTATGACGCTGCCAAACTCTCTGAAGGAAATGCAGAGCATCATCAACGGAACCAACACAGATATCAAGATCCGCGTAATGAAAGAAGTGCGAAAGCCGGGCAGAA ATTATGAGAAAATCTTTGCTCTCCTTGGAGAGGTGCAAGGGCCATCTGAAATACAGAAATCTTTTATAGAGTTTACAATAAAGGAAGCGGCACG ATCTGTCTCTGGCTGA